Proteins co-encoded in one Homo sapiens chromosome 6 genomic scaffold, GRCh38.p14 alternate locus group ALT_REF_LOCI_3 HSCHR6_MHC_DBB_CTG1 genomic window:
- the PSORS1C1 gene encoding psoriasis susceptibility 1 candidate gene 1 protein, translating into MTCTDQKSHSQRALGTQTPALQGPQLLNTDPSSEETRPPHVNPDRLCHMEPANHFWHAGDLQAMISKEFHLAATQDDCRKGRTQEDILVPSSHPELFASVLPMAPEEAARLQQPQPLPPPSGIHLSASRTLAPTLLYSSPPSHSPFGLSSLI; encoded by the exons ACCAAAAAAGTCACTCTCAAAGAGCTCTCG GCACACAGACCCCAGCTTTACAAGGACCCCAGCTCCTTAACACAGATCCCAGCTCCGAGGAAACTCGTCCCCCCCACGTTAATCCTGACCGACTTTGCCACATGGAGCCAGCAAACCATTTCTG GCATGCAGGGGACCTCCAAGCAATGATATCCAAGGAATTCCATCTGGCAGCCACCCAGGATGACTGCAGAAAAGGAAGGACACAGGAGGATATCCTGGTTCCCTCTTCCCACCCAGAGCTGTTTGCATCAGTCCTGCCAATGGCTCCGGAAGAAGCTGCCAGGCTCCAGCAACCtcagccccttcctcctccctcaggAATCCACCTATCCGCCTCTAGGACCTTGGCTCCAACTCTATTGTACTCGTCTCCTCCCTCCCATTCTCCTTTTGGTCTCAGCTCCTTGATCTAA
- the PSORS1C2 gene encoding psoriasis susceptibility 1 candidate gene 2 protein precursor (The RefSeq protein has 1 substitution compared to this genomic sequence), with the protein MILNWKLLGILVLCLHTRGISGSEGHPSHPPAEDREEAGSPTLPQGPPVPGDPWPGAPPLFEDPPPTRPSRPWRDLPETGVWLPEPPRTDPPQPPRPDDPWPAGPQPPENPWPPAPEVDNRPQEEPDLDPPREEYR; encoded by the exons ATGATCCTCAACTGGAAGCTCCTGGGGATCCTGGTCCTTTGCCTGCACACCAGAG GCATCTCAGGCAGCGAGGGCCACCCCTCTCACCCACCCGCAGAGGACCGAGAGGAGGCAGGCTCCCCAACATTGCCTCAGGGCCCCCCAGTCCCCGGTGACCCTTGGCCAGGGGCACCCCCTCTCTTTGAAGATCCTCCGCCTACCCGCCCCAGTCGTCCCTGGAGAGACCTGCCTGAAACTGGAGTCTGGCCCCCTGAACCGCCTAGAACGGATCCTCCTCAACCTCCCCGGCCTGACGACCCTTGGCCGGCAGGACCCCAGCCCCCAGAAAACCCCTGGCCTCCTGCCCCTGAGGTGGACAACCGACCTCAGGAGGAGCCAGACCTAGACCCACCCCGGGAAGAGTACAGATAA